A part of Citrifermentans bremense genomic DNA contains:
- the hslO gene encoding Hsp33 family molecular chaperone HslO, whose amino-acid sequence MTDYLVRAIAKSGSVRALACVTAATVGEICKRHDTLPTATAALGRGITAGALMGAMLKTGQRVAMRFEGNGPLKKIVIEADSDGSVRGYVGDPKVHLLRADGSLDVNNALGRAGFLTVAKDLGLKEPYRGTVQLYTSGIAEDLALYLVESEQIPSAVGIAEFIEQDGTVAAAGGFLIQAVPPVDPLVVEELMTRIEQLPPLSELLHKGGTPEQILEQLLSGIPYDVLEKRSIGFACSCSRERIERVLLSMGNKELTSMKKEQHGTEVTCEFCGERYRFDESDLDRILNEIEKQEV is encoded by the coding sequence ATGACCGATTATCTAGTTCGTGCGATAGCCAAATCCGGGAGCGTAAGGGCCCTTGCCTGTGTCACTGCCGCTACCGTCGGCGAGATATGCAAACGTCACGACACCCTCCCCACCGCCACGGCGGCTCTGGGAAGAGGGATAACCGCTGGCGCGCTCATGGGCGCCATGTTGAAGACCGGTCAGCGGGTAGCGATGCGCTTCGAAGGGAACGGCCCCCTCAAGAAGATCGTCATCGAGGCAGACAGCGACGGCAGCGTGCGCGGCTATGTCGGGGACCCGAAGGTCCACCTGCTGCGGGCGGACGGGTCGCTGGACGTGAACAACGCGCTAGGTCGTGCCGGATTTCTCACCGTCGCCAAGGACCTGGGGCTCAAAGAGCCTTACCGCGGCACCGTGCAGCTCTACACCAGCGGCATCGCCGAGGACCTGGCCCTCTATCTGGTGGAAAGCGAGCAGATACCTTCCGCCGTAGGGATCGCCGAGTTCATCGAACAGGATGGGACCGTCGCCGCAGCCGGAGGTTTCCTGATCCAGGCCGTGCCGCCGGTCGATCCCCTGGTGGTCGAAGAGCTTATGACGCGGATCGAACAACTGCCGCCTTTGAGCGAGCTGCTGCACAAGGGGGGGACGCCGGAACAGATCCTGGAGCAGCTTCTTTCCGGGATACCCTACGACGTGCTGGAGAAGAGGAGCATAGGGTTTGCCTGCAGTTGCAGCCGCGAACGTATCGAGCGCGTCCTTCTCTCCATGGGAAACAAAGAGCTGACCTCCATGAAGAAAGAGCAGCACGGAACCGAAGTGACCTGCGAGTTCTGTGGCGAGCGTTACCGTTTCGACGAGTCCGACCTCGACCGGAT
- a CDS encoding peptidase U32 family protein, which translates to MNEKKITVNKPELLSPAGSLEAFFAAMEKGADAVYAGLRDFSARAKAKNFTLAQMERMTAYAHSLGKKTYVTLNTLVKEAELPLLIDNLAALEAMRVDGVILQDMAVARLAREFFPGIPLHASTQMTIHNSLGVRQLEELGFERVVLARELHIDEIKSIVASSKAEIECFIHGALCFSFSGQCYFSSFLGGHSGNRGRCAQPCRRQYKHKGKEGYYLSTNDFSSIEMIPQLIEAGVASLKIEGRMKSAEYVASVIGAYRMVLDAPQGSYEAAVAEAKALLKLSFGRVPTKGFLASHNPTDISTPSIKGATGRYLGDIREMRGNRISFETRDRLHVGDRIRVQPKTDMAGRAFTIKELYLGGKKVMNVKENTLVSTPSPFPFKLGDSVFKVSSETAFTMSENACFKRLEGAKGDSIPCRLKLSHRDESLHIDAEVLGQNFATQFELGTLEPSRSSDMEGVLRAQFSKCGDTQFTLASLSAPDFPAIMIPPPRLKEIRRNFYTWLAEASLGALKQRSARGREEALASLVRQKPAPSRGKEELAVKIEQVRDWHELHRDLVDTVILPVSKANMHQFMGFARKLKGGEDKVIWQLPFIIFEAELPFYRDAVETIMRGGFKRFELTNLSQFQLFKGADAELNTDYRLFSLNSQALLSWQELGVKRATLYIEDDRANMGQLLASDLKIERGVLLYAPVPVITSKIAIKEIKGDAPLASDRGDLYSVKVKDHLTVVTAQTPFALTQYRSELRQMGCGSFLLDLSHLQPQERERALEAYRKGVAVHAASEFNYSAGLV; encoded by the coding sequence ATGAACGAGAAAAAAATTACCGTTAATAAACCTGAACTTCTCTCTCCCGCGGGCTCCCTGGAGGCGTTTTTCGCCGCCATGGAGAAGGGGGCCGACGCGGTCTATGCCGGCCTGCGCGACTTCTCGGCGCGGGCTAAGGCCAAGAACTTCACCCTGGCGCAGATGGAGCGCATGACCGCCTACGCGCACAGCCTCGGGAAGAAGACCTACGTCACCCTGAACACGCTGGTGAAGGAAGCGGAACTCCCCCTGCTGATCGACAACCTGGCCGCCCTGGAAGCGATGCGTGTCGACGGGGTCATCCTGCAGGACATGGCGGTGGCGCGCCTTGCCCGCGAATTCTTCCCCGGCATCCCGCTGCACGCCTCCACCCAGATGACCATCCACAACTCTTTGGGGGTACGCCAGCTAGAGGAGTTGGGGTTCGAGCGGGTGGTGCTCGCCCGCGAGCTGCATATCGACGAGATCAAGTCCATCGTCGCTTCCAGCAAAGCCGAGATCGAGTGCTTCATCCACGGTGCGCTCTGCTTCTCCTTCTCCGGCCAGTGCTATTTCTCCTCCTTCCTCGGGGGGCACAGCGGCAACCGCGGCCGTTGCGCGCAGCCCTGCCGCCGCCAGTACAAGCACAAGGGAAAGGAAGGGTACTACCTCTCCACCAACGACTTCTCCAGTATCGAGATGATCCCCCAGTTGATCGAGGCGGGGGTCGCCTCGCTGAAGATCGAGGGTAGGATGAAATCCGCCGAGTACGTGGCGAGCGTCATCGGCGCCTACCGCATGGTGCTGGACGCGCCGCAGGGGTCCTACGAAGCCGCCGTCGCCGAGGCGAAGGCGCTCTTGAAGCTTTCCTTCGGCCGCGTGCCGACCAAGGGGTTCCTTGCCTCGCACAACCCTACCGACATCTCCACCCCCTCCATCAAGGGGGCGACCGGCCGCTACCTGGGCGACATCCGCGAGATGCGCGGCAACCGTATCAGCTTCGAGACCCGTGACCGCCTGCACGTGGGGGACCGTATCCGGGTCCAGCCCAAGACCGACATGGCCGGGCGCGCCTTCACCATCAAGGAGCTTTACCTGGGCGGCAAGAAGGTGATGAACGTGAAGGAGAACACCCTGGTCTCCACCCCGTCCCCCTTCCCGTTCAAGCTGGGGGACTCGGTCTTCAAGGTCTCGTCGGAAACCGCCTTTACCATGAGCGAGAACGCCTGCTTCAAAAGGCTTGAGGGTGCCAAGGGTGACAGCATCCCCTGCAGGCTCAAGCTGTCGCACCGGGATGAGTCACTGCATATAGATGCCGAGGTGCTGGGGCAGAACTTCGCCACCCAGTTCGAGCTGGGGACGCTGGAGCCCTCCCGCAGCAGCGACATGGAAGGCGTGCTCCGGGCGCAGTTCTCCAAATGCGGCGACACCCAGTTCACCCTCGCCTCACTTTCGGCGCCCGATTTTCCGGCGATCATGATCCCCCCTCCCAGGTTGAAGGAGATCCGGCGCAACTTCTACACCTGGCTTGCGGAGGCGTCGCTGGGTGCTTTGAAGCAAAGAAGCGCCCGCGGCAGGGAAGAGGCGCTTGCCTCCCTGGTCCGCCAGAAACCCGCGCCGTCCAGGGGGAAGGAGGAGCTTGCCGTCAAGATCGAGCAGGTACGCGACTGGCACGAACTGCACCGCGACCTGGTAGACACGGTCATCCTCCCGGTCTCCAAGGCGAACATGCACCAGTTCATGGGGTTCGCCAGGAAGCTCAAAGGTGGTGAGGACAAGGTGATCTGGCAGCTCCCCTTCATCATCTTCGAGGCGGAACTTCCCTTTTACCGCGACGCGGTGGAGACGATCATGCGGGGGGGCTTCAAGCGCTTCGAGCTCACCAACCTGTCCCAGTTCCAGCTCTTCAAGGGTGCCGATGCCGAGTTGAACACCGACTACCGGCTCTTTTCGCTGAACAGCCAGGCGCTTTTGTCCTGGCAGGAGCTGGGGGTGAAGCGTGCGACGCTATATATAGAGGATGACCGGGCCAACATGGGGCAGCTTCTGGCGAGCGACCTGAAGATAGAACGTGGAGTCCTGCTCTACGCGCCCGTGCCGGTGATCACCTCCAAGATAGCCATCAAGGAGATCAAAGGCGATGCGCCGCTTGCCTCCGACCGCGGCGATCTCTACTCGGTGAAGGTCAAGGACCACCTGACCGTGGTTACGGCCCAGACCCCGTTCGCGCTCACCCAGTACAGAAGCGAGCTGCGCCAGATGGGTTGCGGCAGCTTCCTCCTCGACCTGTCGCATTTGCAGCCGCAGGAGCGTGAAAGGGCGCTGGAGGCGTACCGCAAAGGGGTCGCGGTCCATGCCGCCTCCGAGTTCAACTACAGCGCCGGGCTGGTCTAG